CGAAATGTTCAGAAGCCTGTTTGGCCATGGCGTGACTGCGAACAGCGACATTCATTGTTGCTTCTATGCCTTGTCTTTTTCAGGCCGCCTTATTGGCGACGCGTTTCCTCCGCGACGGGCATGGTCGCCCATCGCGCTTCCGCATTAAAATGACATAGATCAATTCGCGGTCAAACTACAACGCTGCGCCCCAGCTCCGCGCGGTCTGCAAGATCCAGTCGCGATAGAGCGTGAGCGGCGTGACGCCGGTCAAGCCGCCGCAGCCGGCGGCGCCATTCGGTCCTGTGGACCAGCTGATAAGACCGACAAGCACGGGACCACTCGGCTTGTCCTCGAACACGGGACCGCCGGAATCGCCGGTACAGGCGCCGATTCCGTCGCGAACACCGTTGGTTACGGGATCGACCAGGCGAATTTGAAGCGTGCCGGGCTGCCCTGTCGCAACGAGACCGGCAACGCGCGTGGCGCCGCCGCTCTTGCCGTCGCCGCGCACGGTGACGCCGATGCCGGCGATGACGAAGCGGCCGCCGACCTGGATCGGAATATTCGGCGCGCCGACCACGACCGTCGATTTTCCCTTGAGTGGAATATCGAGTTGCAACAGCGCCACGTCGGCAGTGGCGCGATGCGCCTGCATCGCCTGCATGTTGAAGCTCGGATGGGTCGCGACGGTGCGCACGTTCAGCAATTGCGGCGCACCGTCGGTGCCGCGATCGACGATCTTGTAGTCCGCGCCGGGCTGCACGCAATGCGCAACCGTCAGCACGATTTTCGGCGCGATCAGGCTGCCGGTACAGAAATTGCCGCGCGAGCCGACAATGGTGACGACCGCGCGTGCAACGCCATCGGCCTGCGGCGTGCCGCCGCCGACGATGGCGTGAGCGGGGGTGGCGAGCAGAGCGGCAATGATGAGGGCTGCGAGCTTCTTCATGGGAACACGTATTGGAGCGGAGTCGATGCGGGCGCGGATTGCTTCGGACTGGTCCTTGCCGATAACGCATGCTAGCGCTCTTGGAAAGGAATTGACGAGGGCAGGACAGTGGCGATCGAGGCAGTGATCTTTGATTTTGGCGGCGTTTTGACCAGTTCGCCGTTCGAGGCATTCACACGGTTCGAGACGGAGCGCGGATTGCCCGCCGACATCATCCGCCGCACCAACGCTGCCAATCACCTGGAAAACGCCTGGGCCAAGTTCGAGCGGGCCGAGGTCGACATCGACACGTTCGATGCCTTGTTCTCGGAGGAGTCGCGCGCGCTCGGCGCGCAAGTGCGTGGCCGCGACGTGCTGCCGCTGCTCCAGGGCGATCTGCGCCCCGAGATGGTCGAGGCGCTCAAGCGCATCAAGGCGCAATTCAAGACCGGCTGCATCACCAACAATCTCCCCGCCAACGCCATCGGCAGCATGACCGGACGCTCGCTTTACATTGCCGAAGTGATGGTGCTGTTCGACCACGTCATCGAGTCCGCCAAGATCGGCCTGCGCAAGCCCGATCCGCGAATCTACGGGATGATGGTGGAGACGCTGAAGGTCGATCCGAAGAAGTGCATTTATCTCGACGATCTCGGCGTCAACCTGAAGCCGGCGCGGGAGATGGGCATGACCACGATCAAGGTCACGAGCGGCTCGCAAGCGATCGCGGAGCTCGAGGCGGCGACGGGGTTGAAGCTGAGCTAGCTCGCAAAGACCGTAGGGTGGGCAAAGCGGAAGCGTGCCCACCACAAGCAGATGGTGGGCACGGCGCTTTCGCGCCTTTGCCCACCCTACGAGACCTATTCCGCCGCAGCAGCAATCCGCTCGGGGAACGCAGCAGCCAGCGAAGCTCGATCCGCCTTCAGCACGCCGCGCTCAGTGATCAACCCCGTCACCAGCCGCGCGGGCGTCACGTCGAAGGCATAGTTCGCCACCGGTGATCCCTCCGGCACGATGCGAACCGTTTCCAGCCTTCCATCCGCGGTGCGGCCGGTCATGTCGGTGACTTCCGTGCCGCTGCGCTGCTCGATCGGGATGTCTCGGATGCCGTCATCGACGGCGAAATCGATGGTCGGCGACGGCAGCGCGACGTAGAACGGCACGCCGTTGTCGTGCGCGGCGAGCGCCTTCAAGTATGTGCCGATCTTGTTGCAGACGTCGCCATTGGCGGCGACGCGGTCGGTGCCGACGATGGCGAGATCGACCATGCCGTGCTGCATCAGGTGTCCCCCGGTGTTGTCGGGGATGACCGTGTGCGGCACGCCGTGATGGCCGAGCTCCCACGCCGTGAGCGAGGCGCCCTGGTTGCGCGGGCGGGTCTCGTCGACCCAGACATGGACCTTGATGCCGCGCTCATGCGCGAGATAGATCGGCGCCGTTGCCGTGCCCCAGTCGACGGTCGCGAGCCAGCCGGCATTGCAATGGGTCAGCACGTTGACCACTTCGCCCGGTTTCTTCGCCGCGATCGCCTCGATCAGCTTCAGGCCGTTGCCGGCGATGCCGCGGTTGATCTCGACGTCCTGCTCGACGATCTCGTCGGCGCGCGCATAGGCGGCTTCCGCCCGCTCGGCCGGATCGATTGGCGCGAGCGTCGCACGCATCTCGTCGAGCGCCCATTTCAGATTGATCGCGGTCGGCCGCGCCACGACCAGCGTCTCATAGGCGC
The genomic region above belongs to Bradyrhizobium arachidis and contains:
- a CDS encoding HAD-IA family hydrolase, which gives rise to MAIEAVIFDFGGVLTSSPFEAFTRFETERGLPADIIRRTNAANHLENAWAKFERAEVDIDTFDALFSEESRALGAQVRGRDVLPLLQGDLRPEMVEALKRIKAQFKTGCITNNLPANAIGSMTGRSLYIAEVMVLFDHVIESAKIGLRKPDPRIYGMMVETLKVDPKKCIYLDDLGVNLKPAREMGMTTIKVTSGSQAIAELEAATGLKLS
- a CDS encoding S1 family peptidase; this translates as MKKLAALIIAALLATPAHAIVGGGTPQADGVARAVVTIVGSRGNFCTGSLIAPKIVLTVAHCVQPGADYKIVDRGTDGAPQLLNVRTVATHPSFNMQAMQAHRATADVALLQLDIPLKGKSTVVVGAPNIPIQVGGRFVIAGIGVTVRGDGKSGGATRVAGLVATGQPGTLQIRLVDPVTNGVRDGIGACTGDSGGPVFEDKPSGPVLVGLISWSTGPNGAAGCGGLTGVTPLTLYRDWILQTARSWGAAL
- the mtnA gene encoding S-methyl-5-thioribose-1-phosphate isomerase; its protein translation is MKVDGKHFRSIWRERDGWSVGAIDQRRLPHEFVVAKLTSCEDAAVAIRDMLVRGAPLIGATAAYGMALAMRENASDAGLKRAYETLVVARPTAINLKWALDEMRATLAPIDPAERAEAAYARADEIVEQDVEINRGIAGNGLKLIEAIAAKKPGEVVNVLTHCNAGWLATVDWGTATAPIYLAHERGIKVHVWVDETRPRNQGASLTAWELGHHGVPHTVIPDNTGGHLMQHGMVDLAIVGTDRVAANGDVCNKIGTYLKALAAHDNGVPFYVALPSPTIDFAVDDGIRDIPIEQRSGTEVTDMTGRTADGRLETVRIVPEGSPVANYAFDVTPARLVTGLITERGVLKADRASLAAAFPERIAAAAE